The following nucleotide sequence is from Methanolinea sp..
GAGGAAGGTTCCTCGGGGGGCTAATCGATCTCATTTTTCTTGTTCTCTTCGATCTTATGGCTGCTGCATTTGTCGGTATCGTTTCCTGGCTTTTCAGGTATCCTGACCCGATATCGGAGACGATCAGGATGCTGTATCAGTACTACCTGCATGTTCCGAGGACTGATGCCACCGGGCAGATCGTCAATGCCGCAATTCCGCCCCAGATCCTTCTCTCCGCTGGCATCTTCCTCCTCCTGATCCCCTGGATCTATTTCGCCTACCTTGAAAGCTCCAGGAACCAGGCATCGCTTGGAAAATTGGTAATCCGGGTAGCAGTGACCGACATGCAGGGAAACAGGATCACGTTCTCA
It contains:
- a CDS encoding RDD family protein; amino-acid sequence: MYCPKCGKVTEQSGKYCQWCGANLTMYRDRPFTRKRVGSIRTEKFAGLGGRFLGGLIDLIFLVLFDLMAAAFVGIVSWLFRYPDPISETIRMLYQYYLHVPRTDATGQIVNAAIPPQILLSAGIFLLLIPWIYFAYLESSRNQASLGKLVIRVAVTDMQGNRITFSRATLRFFGKWLCVLTLFIGFLIIAFTAYRQGLHDKIAGTMVFCQ